TGCTTTCATCCAGGCCGGTGGCTTGCTGGAAGGACTGCCATCCCGGCGGGGCGGCGTATTGGCGGGGGTAGGCCGGTTGTTCGCCGAAGAGGAACCAGGAACGAAAGGCCAGTTGATGACAGACGCCGCCGTAGAGGCGGTAGAGCACGCGGGCAGGGGCTTCGGCCCCGGCGTGCATGAGCATCGGGGCGGCAAAGGCTCCTCCCACATACAGAGCCACCAACAGATTGAACACGAAGAGCCAGTGATGGGCGAACCACCAGACCGCCCGCTCGACGGTGGTGATGGCCCGTGGAGAGGGTGGGTTGGAGGACGTGGTACCGCGTTGCCGTTGACCATCCCGGGCCGCCTGCAAGGCGATGAGCAGGCGGGTGCGGTCGAAGGGCGGGTTGAGGCGATAGGGGCCGATGCGCACCTGAGGCAGTTCCCCCAGGCGGCGGGCCAGGGCTTCATCCTCCCCCACATCCACCTCGGTGACTTCGTGGGGCACTTCGTCACGCAGCGCGGCCAGCAGGTCACGCACCTTTTGGGTGGCTTCCTTGGCCTCGGTGTGGGTGTAGATGGTGACGCGGATCATGGGGCGACTCCAACAGCGGTGAGCCCTTGGCGCAGGGTGTCTTCGTCGAGGGCGCCGATATGGACAAAGCGGACAATGCCTTGCGCATCGAGGAAGAAGGTGGTTGGAAGTCCATGGACGCCGTAGCGGGTGGCGACGGCGCCTTGGGTGTCCAGCGCCACGGGCGGGGTGAGCCCTTGCGCGGCGAGAAAGGCGCGAGTGTCCTGCGCCCCATCGCCCACATCTACGGCGACGACGGCCACATCGGTGCGCTGGCGGGCCAGGCGGTCGAGCAAAGGCATCTCCGCACGGCAGGGCGGGCACCACACGGCCCAGAAGTTCACCAGCACGGGGCGCAGACGGAAGTCGGCCAACTTTACCGGATGCCCCTGGAGGTCTTTCAGTTCCCAGGTGGGGGCGGGGTAGCCCACCACGGGCCGCGCGCCGGTGTGCAGCAGGCGGTTGCCCACCACCACGGCCAAAGCCATGCCCAGAAGGAAGAGCAGGCTCCGCAGGAAAGGGGGGCGCCAATCGGGACGCATTACAGCCCGAAGTCGAAGAAGTTACCCAGTTGAGCCAGGCGCGCGAAGGTGCCCGTGAGCAGCATCACGCCCACGATGACCAGCAGCACACCCATGACGATTTCGGCGATGCGGGAGACGCGGCTGTAGCGGCGGATGAGTTTTGCCACCGGCTCCAGCGCCAGGGCGGTCAGCAGGAAAGGCACGGCCAGGCCCGCGGAGTACACGCTGAGCAAAAGCGCGCCCTGAGCCACCGAGCCGCCTTGCAGCGAGAGGGTGAGAATGGCGCCCAGCACCGGCCCCACGCAGGGCGACCAGCCCGCCGAAAAGAGCACGCCCATCAGCGCCGAGGAGAGCAGCCCTTTGCCTTCCACCTCCATCTCGGGCCGCAGGTCCTGTTCCAGGAAGGGGATGCGGTAGATGCCGATGGTGTGGATGCCAAAGATGATGACGATCAGGCCGCCGATGCGGGCCAGCCAGAAGCGCAGGTCATACAGGGCGCCGCCCAGAGCCGAGGCCCCCACGCCCAGGAGCACGAACACGGCGCTGAACCCCAGCACGAAGGCCAGGCCGTGGATGAACACCCGACCGCGCGAGACCGGGGTTTCCTCGTCCTGAGCCCCGATGGCCATCCCGCCCAGATAGCCGATGTAGGCCGGTACCAGCGGCAGCACGCAGGGCGAGAGGAAAGAAAGCAGACCCGCCAGAAAAGCCAAACCTGCGGTGACTTGCATGGATGCTACCTCCTGAAGAAAGTCCCCTCTCGTCTATGGGAAGGGGGTTTGTTCAACCTAGCCCCTCGATCACGGTGATCTTCGTGCCGCCGGGCATGCTCACCGTGACATCCCCCGGATCGTAGGGCACGGAAGGGGCCGTCCAGCGAAAGACCCACAGCGCATCTTCGGGCCGGGTGTTCACGCAGCCGTGGGACATGGGCACGCCGAAGTTGTTGTGCCAGAAGGTGCTGTGGATGGCGACGCCATTGTCGGCGAAGAGGGAGGTCCAGCCGATGCCGGGCAAATCGTACCCCCCGCCGGTGGACCCGCCGCTCATGTGGACGCTGACCAGTTTGCGCCAGATGGGGTAGGTGCCCAGAGGGGTCGCCCACTTGTCCACCGCCTGCCCGGCGGCGTTGAACCTGGCCCCGGTGGACACGCGGCAAAAGTACACCTCGCTCCCACCTTCGTAACACGAGAGCGTCTGGTAGGTCACATTGACCACGATGCGCTTGTCTTCCACCTCGGGGGAGATAGGGGTCAACTCTTCCGGGGTGATGGGGCGGAAGGCTTCGGCCCGGGCCCAGAACCAGTCGCCGTAACTGCCGTAGCGGTCGCCCACGCGGTACCACACCAGCCCGTTTTCGTCGGTGCGGATGGCATTGGCCCAAAGGATTTGGCTGTAATACAGGCGTGGCCGCGAGGTGTGCTTGAGCCAGGGCGAGCGTGCGGGTGGGTTGTCCAGGATGATGTCCACATAGGGCACGCTCACTTCCACCCACATCCCCTCCGCGGCGTAGGGGAACCGCTGCAAGGGCTTGTTGGGCCGAAAGCGCACCGGCTGCAGATAGGGCGCCCAGACATAGCCTTTCTCGGTCTCCACGAAACGCTGACTGACGCGATAAGGGTTGCGGCCCACCACTTCCCGCTGCCAGGTCACCACAGCATCCTCGTAAAGCACAGTGGCCGTCGGCGCGTCCACATCGGGGCGTACCTTGGCTTCCACCTTGCCGCCGACGCACACGCGTCCCAAGGGCGTGTCCTCGGGAAAGGTTTGCCAGGGGAGCAGCTGGCTCAGTGGGCGCAGCGCCACCGTGCCCAGCCCCAGGACGGCCAGTTTGAGAAAATCGCGGCGAGAAAGCATCATGGGACCCTCACAGTCTCCAAAGGATACCACAGAACGCGCCTTTTTCGGGTCCGGCTGGGCGGGGAACCCGGGGCGAGGCCGCGCCCCAGGGTGAAAACTCGCCCCTGGGGTCAGTCCGTTTCCCGTAGCATCCGGGGCAGCACGATGCCCTGTTGGCGCTGATACTTGCCCTTCTTGTCGGCGTAGGAGATTTCGCACTCCTCGTCAGCCTCGAAAAAGAGCACCTGGGCAATGCCTTCGTTGGCGTAGATTTTGGCGGGTAAAGGCGTGGTGTTGGAGATTTCCAAGGTGACATACCCTTCCCACTCCGGCTCGAAGGGCGTGACATTGACGATGATGCCGCAACGGGCGTAGGTGCTTTTGCCCAGACAAATGGTCAACACATTGCGCGGGATACGGAAGTATTCCACCGAGCGGGCCAGGGCGAAGGAGTTGGGCGGGATGATGCACACATTACCCTTGAAGTCCACCATGGAGCGCGGGTCGAAGCCTTTGGGGTCCACCACGCTGGAGAACACGTTGGTGAAAATCTTGAACTCGTCGGCCACGCGGATGTCGTAGCCGTAGGACGATAGCCCGTAGGAGATGACACCGGTCTGGACCTGACGGTCGACAAAGGGCTCGATCATGCCATGCTCCAAAGCCATTTTGCGGATCCAATGGTCGGGTTTGAGGCCCATGGTTTTCCTCCTTCACGGGTTGTGGTTTCCTGCCCGCGAGAGGGACGGGCAGGTCGTGGCGCTCTACCGGCTCAGAGCCTAGGCGAGGGGCACGCGTTCCACGTCCGGGTTACGGGCGGGCGGAACGTATCGCCAGCGGTGGCCCCAGTTGATGAAGCGCTTTTCCAGCAGGTGATAATTCACCCAGGCAATGCCGTAGGTCACCCCGGCCGCCAGCAGGGTGACCCCGATAGAAGGCAGGTCTTGGAATCGGGGGGGCTGATGGAATATCCAGGCGTGAAGCAGGCCGTTGACGAGTTGATGGAAGAGGTAGATGCCGTATGAAATCATGCCTATCTTGCGTAGCCAGGCTTTCTGGAGCAGGCGAGCCAGTCTGCCCTGTTCTTCGCTGAGGATCCACGCCAGAAGGGTGGCATAGAGGAGGGCGTTGAAGAAAAGGTGGTTGGTGCTCCCCAACGGTTCGGAGAAGGAGAGGTAAAAGTAGCGGCCTGTCAGGAGGAGGAAAACCCAGGGTAGGACCTTTTTCCACCGGGCTGAGAGGCGGGCGCGGGATTCGAGAACCGCCAACAGCACGCCGAAGAACAGGGCGTCGAACCGCCATGGGGTGAACATGAAGCCATAGAATTTCCCGTCTCCACCCAGGGTGCGGCGTAACAAGAGGGGGAGTCCCAAAAAACCGAGCGCAACCCAGGGGAAGCGTCTGGGGGAGGTGACGCGTACCAGCCAGGGAAGGAACAAGTAGAACTGTTCTTCAATGGCCAGGGACCAGGTGATGGCGAGAAATTCGTTCCCAAAGGTGCCGTGCAGAATCATGGCCAGATTTTGCCCATAAATTAGGTAGGCTTCCAAGGGAAGGGGGTTGGCGAAGAGGGTTGGGTCCAAGTTCAGAAAAGGGGCGTGGTGGGCCAACCAGCGTAAGCCCAGGAAGAGGAGCAGAAGTTCGTAGTAGGCAGGGAAAATCCGTGCGATGCGCCGGAGGTAGAACACGCGGTAGTAGTTTGGAGCTTCCCGGTGGTGGAGAAGGATGCGCCCGATGAGAAAACCTGAAAGCACGAAAAAGAGGTCCACCCCTGTGCCCCCTCGGCTCAGCAGGTGGCGTAGCCATTGGAGCAGCGGGGAAGGGCTTTGATGGATGGGAATCGCCACATAATGATAGGCGACCACCATCAGGATGGCGACCCCACGGACGCCGTCCAGGGCTGGGATGCGGCGCAGTGGGGCTGGGCGTGGCGTGGTCAAGGACAAGGGAGCAGCCTCCAGTACACCACTGTGAGCCGTCCAGGCTCCGCGGTCAGCAACAGTTCATGCGGGCACCCTAGGGCGACCACCTGAAGCCGGTAGGAGCCCGCCGGCAGGTTGCCCAATGCCTGGGTTTCGTGCCATTGGGGATCGCCGGCCAGGTTGGGGTCGGCGTAGGTTTCGAGGTATAGAGGGGCGGAGGAGGCGTCTGCCGGGATCACGCTGACGGCGGAAGAGGTCCCGTTAAAGTAGATGGGGTTCCCCTGAGGGTCGGTGATGCGCCAGGCGACCACGCTCATTCCCTCGGGTGGGCGCAACCAGAGCAGGGGGTTCTGCACGGCGTCGTAGGTATTCTGGCCCAGGCGCACTTCCAGGTGCAGATGAGGCCCTACGGCCACGCCACGGCTGCCTACGGTGCCGATGAGGTCGCCCTGGGCCACCTGTTGCCCAACGGTCACGGTGATGGTCTCCAGGTGGCCGAAAAGGGTGAACACCGGTTGCGGCAGGCCAGGGAAGGTGTGGCGCAGCACCACCGCCTGGCCGTAATAGTTGGGCCAGGGTGCCAGCAGATGTTCCGGGGCATCGTCAGGGCCGGCGAAGACCACCTCGCCAGAGGCCGGAGCGAGCACGGGGTCGCCTTGCGCGGCGG
The DNA window shown above is from Anaerolineae bacterium and carries:
- a CDS encoding DUF2085 domain-containing protein, with product MIRVTIYTHTEAKEATQKVRDLLAALRDEVPHEVTEVDVGEDEALARRLGELPQVRIGPYRLNPPFDRTRLLIALQAARDGQRQRGTTSSNPPSPRAITTVERAVWWFAHHWLFVFNLLVALYVGGAFAAPMLMHAGAEAPARVLYRLYGGVCHQLAFRSWFLFGEQPAYPRQYAAPPGWQSFQQATGLDESNRPQTLLAARRFLGNPQVGYKVALCQRDVAIYGAILLFGLFFALMRRHTKPLPLALWLLIGWAPIGVDGLSQILSQAPFHLLPFRESTPLLRTLTGFLFGFTTAWFGYPLVEQSMAETRELMAPRMTGQRPAEPRP
- a CDS encoding TlpA family protein disulfide reductase, producing MRPDWRPPFLRSLLFLLGMALAVVVGNRLLHTGARPVVGYPAPTWELKDLQGHPVKLADFRLRPVLVNFWAVWCPPCRAEMPLLDRLARQRTDVAVVAVDVGDGAQDTRAFLAAQGLTPPVALDTQGAVATRYGVHGLPTTFFLDAQGIVRFVHIGALDEDTLRQGLTAVGVAP
- a CDS encoding cytochrome c biogenesis protein CcdA, whose translation is MQVTAGLAFLAGLLSFLSPCVLPLVPAYIGYLGGMAIGAQDEETPVSRGRVFIHGLAFVLGFSAVFVLLGVGASALGGALYDLRFWLARIGGLIVIIFGIHTIGIYRIPFLEQDLRPEMEVEGKGLLSSALMGVLFSAGWSPCVGPVLGAILTLSLQGGSVAQGALLLSVYSAGLAVPFLLTALALEPVAKLIRRYSRVSRIAEIVMGVLLVIVGVMLLTGTFARLAQLGNFFDFGL
- a CDS encoding L,D-transpeptidase; the protein is MMLSRRDFLKLAVLGLGTVALRPLSQLLPWQTFPEDTPLGRVCVGGKVEAKVRPDVDAPTATVLYEDAVVTWQREVVGRNPYRVSQRFVETEKGYVWAPYLQPVRFRPNKPLQRFPYAAEGMWVEVSVPYVDIILDNPPARSPWLKHTSRPRLYYSQILWANAIRTDENGLVWYRVGDRYGSYGDWFWARAEAFRPITPEELTPISPEVEDKRIVVNVTYQTLSCYEGGSEVYFCRVSTGARFNAAGQAVDKWATPLGTYPIWRKLVSVHMSGGSTGGGYDLPGIGWTSLFADNGVAIHSTFWHNNFGVPMSHGCVNTRPEDALWVFRWTAPSVPYDPGDVTVSMPGGTKITVIEGLG
- a CDS encoding dCTP deaminase translates to MGLKPDHWIRKMALEHGMIEPFVDRQVQTGVISYGLSSYGYDIRVADEFKIFTNVFSSVVDPKGFDPRSMVDFKGNVCIIPPNSFALARSVEYFRIPRNVLTICLGKSTYARCGIIVNVTPFEPEWEGYVTLEISNTTPLPAKIYANEGIAQVLFFEADEECEISYADKKGKYQRQQGIVLPRMLRETD
- a CDS encoding acyltransferase; translated protein: MSLTTPRPAPLRRIPALDGVRGVAILMVVAYHYVAIPIHQSPSPLLQWLRHLLSRGGTGVDLFFVLSGFLIGRILLHHREAPNYYRVFYLRRIARIFPAYYELLLLFLGLRWLAHHAPFLNLDPTLFANPLPLEAYLIYGQNLAMILHGTFGNEFLAITWSLAIEEQFYLFLPWLVRVTSPRRFPWVALGFLGLPLLLRRTLGGDGKFYGFMFTPWRFDALFFGVLLAVLESRARLSARWKKVLPWVFLLLTGRYFYLSFSEPLGSTNHLFFNALLYATLLAWILSEEQGRLARLLQKAWLRKIGMISYGIYLFHQLVNGLLHAWIFHQPPRFQDLPSIGVTLLAAGVTYGIAWVNYHLLEKRFINWGHRWRYVPPARNPDVERVPLA
- a CDS encoding M23 family metallopeptidase gives rise to the protein MTFEHTRNRRLVLLGWAVFGVLVLASCRGPITPTPLPPSPALRPTFTASPLPSPLPPSPMPPPELPTPTPTSVPCAGPVCVLPGHFMLAWPVPPPDAATLAYYPFGGTARGRRDPHHGLDLPAAQGDPVLAPASGEVVFAGPDDAPEHLLAPWPNYYGQAVVLRHTFPGLPQPVFTLFGHLETITVTVGQQVAQGDLIGTVGSRGVAVGPHLHLEVRLGQNTYDAVQNPLLWLRPPEGMSVVAWRITDPQGNPIYFNGTSSAVSVIPADASSAPLYLETYADPNLAGDPQWHETQALGNLPAGSYRLQVVALGCPHELLLTAEPGRLTVVYWRLLPCP